Part of the Gadus chalcogrammus isolate NIFS_2021 chromosome 22, NIFS_Gcha_1.0, whole genome shotgun sequence genome is shown below.
GGCCTACCGGACGACCCGGAAAGAGAGGAAAACAGGTgaggagagtggaagagaggtgtgtgtgagtgtgtgtgtgtgtgtgtgtgtgtgtgtgtgtgtgtgtgtgtgtgtgtgtgtgtgtgtgtgtgtgtgtgtgtgtgtgtgtgtgtgtgtgtgtgtgtgtgtgtgtgtgtgtgtgtgtgtgtgtgcatttacatGGGTGTGTTCTACACtttgacactcacacactaggCTCATTCCAGCATATTGGGACGGGCCATGTCCTCAATAGCACTGTGACTCCAACCTCTACATTAAGCCTTCAACGGagtcagcctcttctgacatcaatAGTCTTGACAGCTTCAAAAGTACACACATATGCCTGTCTATATTCCCAATGCAGAAAGTGTTTGCGCATTGCACAGCTGCTGCATACGTAGGAATACCTGCACTCAAAATGAGTGTGCTGTGGTCGGTATTGGCAAACTTATTCCATCTATGTGTGAGTGCCCTGGTGATCTGGGTCTTAAAGGTCAGCTTCAcacttctgacatcacagtGCAAATGGagtgcatttatatagcgctttcctaaccagtggccactcaaagtgcttaatCATTTTTGCCTAGCCTCCCCcattcactcacactcacactcacacacacacacacacacacacacacacacacacacacacacacacacacacacacacacacacacacacacacactgatggccatgtccaccatgcaaggcgacagccagcagtAAGGgctaggtgtcttgctcagggacaccccgATACTAGGGTGAgcagaggatgtgtgtgttggtgtgatgggCCGACAAATCTTTCACTGTGTGTTGTTAAATGgaagttattttatttgtaaaggGCACCAAGGGCCATGCGGGGGCCCCGGGCCGTTTGGGGCCCCCAGGCCCACAGGGCCCTCTGGGCCGTCCAGGCCCCCCCGGTCCACCTGCCTCAGGTAAGACGGGCTCGCAGAAATACATGAAGTACACAAGTAAGGGCTAACGCGCAGCAAGCGGGTCACTATTTATATATACCTGTATTCAACAGCAACATGTAATAAAACTATATAGCACATAGGTAGTAGTCAACCACAAGTCTTACCTGGaatacttttttctttacacAATTAAAAAATCGTAAATATCTACTAAATATTCATGGATTAAATCTATTGCATGAATGCCCACAATGTTTGAGCTGTTCTCTACAACCCTCATGCACCTGTTCCTGTCCAGCGCTCTACGtggtgggggagaagggagactcggggccccccggccccccggctgTCTGTCGCTGTGACCCCGCTCCGGGGGTGAGCAGCGCCCCGTTCAGCAGCTACACACGGCACGACAACTACCACAAAGTCCCAGCAGTGagtcactcattcactcaccgaAAAACCAGGCGGAAGACTTTGAGACCAAGGCATTGGAAGAAAATAACCATCCTACTTTTCCCCTAGTATCAGTAGacttcattaataatgaatgtctTGCTGATTTCTCCGGCTAAACCAATAATTCGGCTGAACTAATAATTATGCAAGCAGAAATGGAGAGGTAAATGAGCTAAAATGGCCACCCTGCTGTGGTGTTTAACGACCCAACGTTTTACTCCTGGAAAAGAAGAGCAGCCAAAGTGATTACATTTCACCGTAAAAAATGAGCCGTAAAAATGGCATATTTTACAGCAGAGATTTTGTCTTTATGATGTTATTTTATGTCTGGTTTTGTTAGTATCCCATAAAAAACACCACAGAATGTAGGAAAACCTTGAATTGTTACTATTACATTGCcgcaagaaatgttggtatgtATGTTAGGACATTCCTTTTTATagatctgcgtgtgtgtgtgtgtctatttgtgtgtctgtctgtctgtctgtctgtctgtctgtctgtctgtctgtctgtctgtctgtctgtctgtctgtctgtctgtgtgtgtgtgtgtgtgtgtgtgtgtgtgtgtgtgtgtgtgtgtgtgtgtgtgtgtgtgtgtgtgtgtgtgtgtgtgtgtgtgtgtgtgtgtgtgtgtgtgtgtgtgtgtgtgtccgcgtgtctgtgtgtatatgtctgtgtgtgtgtgcagatataTGTAgtgagcagtgaggaggagcTGACCAACCTACAAGTAGACAACGCTTTAGCTCTCCGGAAGGATCAGAGGTCACTCTACTTTAGAGACAAAGATGGATGGAAGCCAATACAGGTTACTTTCTATCTTTGTCTAATGTTGATAATCCTAGGGTTTGTCATTTTATCATTCTATCATGCTATAATTCCATCTATTACTCTATTGCTCCATCTGTGCTTTGGTTGTGACTTTTGTGATGAGGTCTGCCTTTTAGCCCTGATAATAGCGTCTGACCTTAACGCCAACAGGTATCAAGTCTCGCTTTGACCAAATACTTAATTTaagatttattaataataagtcTTGCATCCGTGTAGACCAGGGGGGTGGTTTGACTGACGCAGCCAGTAGTCTGCCCAAACGGTGCCCTGATCCGTCCACACACCGATGCAGTCCAACCAGAACGTGAGCCTCGGGGTGCGGTCTCGCTCCCCATAACTCATTGTGAACCGGATCCCATCTGGACGGTCCAGACTGGGCAGTTAATGCGCCCCGGCGCGGTCCGGAGATAAGCGTATTGCATTGAAACGACACGTGTCCCCGAGGCCTAtccgtctcgctctctctctttattcatCCATCACCTCAGCCAACACGCTGTTTATCTCCTCCCGATACCTGACCAGGACCTCCAGTAAGCCATGTTATTCGTCCCCTATGGGTGGCGTCTATACGGGCATACATATCACCACTAAGCCCTCTCTCTTCCAGCCCTTCCATCCCTTCCAGTCCACAGAGAAAGTCCCCGAGCAGCTGGGCGTGTGTGGGGACGGGAGGGTCCAGGCCACCCAGGGAGAGGAGTGTGACGACGGCAACAAGATCGTCACCGACGCCTGTCTCAGTGAGTCGGACACGCCTGCTacagtgcacgcacacatcacGCACACAACTGTCtgaacaaacacagacgcacacacacacacacaatcctgtAGGCTCGACAGTCTCCGGCTATAGATACTGTGCATACCGAGGTTTCTGCTTTTCATACAGACACATGGGCAactgtactacacacacacactcatgcacacaaaataatacattcagacacattcatgcattcattcaaCCTTTATTTTAAATGAACGGAGGAAACAATGATTAGGACCCTTATTAAGAATGACGACATGATAACACTATAGGAAACAAAATACAAAGACAAAATCAATCAAAAAGAAGACAATTATTGAGTACTTTCTTAAAGTGGCCAAAAGGGAtaagtagtatagtagtattgATTTGAAGGTGACATTGTAAGATATTCCATTAGTcccaatacagacacacacgcaatgaTACAGTGGCACAAAGACTAGAAagatacacgcagacacacacacttggtctcatgcacacacacatacaaaactaCACATGAACACCAGGATTCAAAAACGTACACCCTTCTACACACACCaccgtacacacgcacgcacgcacgcacgcacgcacgcacgcacgcacgcacgcacgcacgcacattttTTCTCTTTACATGCTGCAGACAGCGGCCTGGCTCCAACTCCTGCTGTTCATTTAGAATCAAATCCCTCCCGGTGTCCGAGCGAGGCAGTGGGCCCAGTTCCTGGCTCCTCGTTAATCTGGGTCCCGCTCCCTCTGTCAGCCTCGCTCAGCCCCTATACCTTTCAATCCAATTAGAACACAACTCAGAAACTGCTGTATGGGCTCGACTGGAACTCACAGGAGTGCCAAAGCAATTAGGCGTTTCACTACTCTTTCATCTTTCCTTTTGTCCGCCTATTATCCTTATGCTGCTCATATTCTTAATAGTTTCCTTCGCGCCTTCTTTCATTTTGATCTTTTGCGTGTCGTTTGTGTAATTTTCCAGACTGCAAGTGGGCCTACTGCGGGGACGGCTATCGGCACGAGGGCATGGAAGAATGTGACGGGAAGGACTTTGGTTACCAGACGTGCAAGTCCTACCTTCCTGGGTATGTTTACGTCTCTGAGCACCACCCAcgtccaacacacacaggcacacgtacAGCTTTACGAGCGGGTGTGTGCAGGAATCACAAATGTGTGTCAGAAATTGACATACAaaaattgcttgtgtgtttgtctgtctcagtgtctctctgtgtgtttatgtttttttctctatTTATACATaaacatttatgtgtgtgtgtgtgtctgtatgcatgtatgtgcttttaactttgtgtgttgtgtgtatgtgtttgtctatatgtttgtgggtgtgtgtgtgtgtgtgcatgtgtgtgtttgtctctatgtctgtgtgtatatgtatgtgtatttcgctctttgtgtgtgtgtgtgtgtgtttgtttgcatgcgtgcgtgtgtgtgtgtttgtgcatgtctgtctgtctgtctgtctgtctgtctgtctgtctgtctgtctgtctgtctgtctgtctgtctgtctgtctgtctgtctgtctgtctgtctgtctgtctgtctgtctgtctgtctgtctgtctgtctgtctgtctgtctgtctgtctgtctgtctgtctgtctgtctgtctgtctgtctgtctgtctgtctgtctgtctgtctgtctgtctgtctgtctgtctgtctgtctgtctgtctgtctgtctgtctgtctgtctgtctgtctgtctgtgtgtgtgtgtgtgtgtgtgtgtgtgtgtgtgtgtgtgtgtgtgtgtgtgtgtgtgtgtgtgtgtgtgtgtgtgtgtgtgtgtgtgtgtgtgtgtgtgtgcgcctctgtGCCTCTGTGCCTCTGTGCCTCTGCGCTTACCCCTTCCCGTGCGGTGCATACGTCTCCACCAGGTCCTTTGGACAGCTGAGATGCACCGAGGCCTGTGTGATGGACTCCACCGGCTGTAAGTACTTCACCTGAGAGAGGAGCCCAGCTGGTGCCTCCACACGGCAGCTACCCTGAGTCGGCTGCATGTCCAGACCTCCCCTCATGCTTTTGGGCTTCAGACCTCTTCCTCTTACCACTGAAGGCACAGCCCGGAAGACAACTGGTGCCATTCCTtcagggggtgggagggggggctgggaatTTAACTAAGGACTAAGGAGTGTACCTGATCACAGACCTCTTTGGAGTCCTCCTGGTGGCTGCAGCACTGTTATGACGACCATGGTTGTGTTTGACATGTTTTTAATAAGGTTTGGTTTTAATAGCAACCGGTCGAGATGTCAAATGGCTGGCTGACTGTTACTGAAGTTGCGCTTGATGAAGAAATAACAGATATGTAGCAAGAGACCATTGTAAATGGCAGCATTTTTAGTGGCATTTTTGAGTGGCGACGATGTTAGCAGTGGTAATATGGTGCACTGAGAATACAAATCAGGGGTGTGTACATATGATTATATCTGAACAATTTAGATATCAAACATAATATATTGATTAACTGTAAATGTGTGTAACTGCAGTGGAgcagtgaatgcatgtgtggTGATGTGGGGACCCTAGCATATTCCTATTAACTGTATGCATTAAGAATATAAGCAATGTTCTAACATTTACTCACTTATGGACCTATTTAAATTACTGTTATAATTGTTGAGGATAAACAGGACATATTACTATAGGCAAGCATGCgtgtatatatgtttgtatgtgtgtatctgtttggaTTTTTACATTAAA
Proteins encoded:
- the LOC130375977 gene encoding acetylcholinesterase collagenic tail peptide-like, which encodes MDFVKTSVYLCLALCSARALFQRTHTDNILFARSALRLLDPPTRFEPCCLMSPPPPPLFPPPPMLWKHGNPGDNGLLVPGIGKGPGHEGPTAVVPGCAAGPPGPPGPEGHSGLPGIRGPKGDKGEIGRPGLKGRTGAPGLPGKPGVQGRLGVPGPEGQKGDPGLMGLPGPRGPAGLKGFPGSNGERGARGTPGAMGPKGDKGSVGLTGMLGQKGEMGTKGEEGVPGRRGPTGRPGKRGKQGTKGHAGAPGRLGPPGPQGPLGRPGPPGPPASALYVVGEKGDSGPPGPPAVCRCDPAPGVSSAPFSSYTRHDNYHKVPAIYVVSSEEELTNLQVDNALALRKDQRSLYFRDKDGWKPIQPFHPFQSTEKVPEQLGVCGDGRVQATQGEECDDGNKIVTDACLNCKWAYCGDGYRHEGMEECDGKDFGYQTCKSYLPGSFGQLRCTEACVMDSTGCKYFT